From the genome of Litorilinea aerophila:
TGATATCGCCTTCCGCCTTGGCATCAGCGATCATCTGGGCCACTTCCTTACGCCGCACCGTCGTCAAATATTCGAGTTCCTCCTTGATCTTCTGGAGTCCCTCAGCAGTCAGGTAGACAGGCTTGTTCGTACTCATGGCGATCTTCTCTCTCCACTACAATCTCTCGCAAATACCACGGCGGAAATCGGTCCGCACACACACCCATGGATGCCCACGCTGGATTCCCGCCGGGATTTGCTGCAATCTGACAACCCTGCCGACACGGTACCTTGCCCGGAATCGGTCATGCCCTCGTGTTCGGCACATGAAACAAACAACATCAAGCAAACAAACGCAGGTCCATGGGACCGCTTTCATGGCGTCTTTAAAACGGGACGCCCGACCGGAAAGGTTCCTGTACAGTGCAGCCATGAAAAACACCGCCGAATTCCGGCGGCGCGTGCGGTTCGCTGGGTTCACACCAGGCCAGGCCCATCTACCGCCACCTAAACGCCTAACCGCTCCCCACAGGTTCGCCTGCAAAGCTGGCAACTTCAATGGTGACGATGGAAATGGACGGGGCCGCACACATGGGAAATGGACGAAAGTAATCGGCCGACCTGTCCTGTCGGACAGATCGGCTATCCGTCTAACATAGCAAAACCCGGCAGAAATTCTGCAGAACCCCATCTGTGGGAAACATGCGAGCGAATTTCTGCCGGCCAATTTCTACCGTGGTGCTCCCATTAACATGTGATAGTATAATCCATATCAACCAATTTGCCAAATCCACGCCAAGGAGCCCAAGGAGCCCAACGAGCCAACATGGATGCCCAGACCTTTGACCGCTTTGCGCCATTTTACGACCAGGACTATCGCCACTATGACGAGGATCTGCCCCTCCTGGTGGACCTTGCCCAGGAGTGCGGGGACCCGGTGCTGGAGCTGGGCTGCGGCACGGGCCGGGTGGCCATGGCCCTGGCCGCGGCCGGATGTCAGGTGACGGGGGTCGATCTCAGCCCAGCCCTGCTGGCCGTGGCCCGGCGAAAGCTGGCCGACTCGCCCTTCGCCGGGCAGGTTCAGCTGGTCCAGGATGACCTGCGCCACTGCACCCTGGAGCGCCAGGACTTCGCCTTCGCCTGCTGTGTCAGCAACACGCTGATGCACTTTACCACGCCGGAATCACAGATGGACGTACTGCGCAACGCCCACCGCCATCTGCGCAGCGGCGGTCGCCTCTTCCTGGCCCTCTTCAATCCGGATGTCCGCCGCCTGACCGAGGTCAACGGCCTGATGGAACTGGCCGACCGCTGGGAAGACGAAGAGGCCGGTACTTCGGTCATCAAATGGAGCGTGCGCACCGTAGACTGGGCCGCGCAACTGCAGGACACCCTCTTCATCTACGAAGAGCTGCTGGCCGACGGCTCCGTACGCCGGACGGCCTGCCCGTTCACCCTGCGCTTCCTCTGGCAGCACGAGGCCGAGCTGATGCTCCAGGCCGCTGGCTTCCAGGTAGAAGCGGTCTGGGGCGATTACGAATGCAGCCCCTACGACGATCAGGCGGAATCTCTTCTCCTGTTGGCCCAGAAGTAGGATGGCGTCGCATCGAAGGATGCTCACTCCGCGAATGGGCAACCATCGCAAAGGGTTGAATCCGTGCCATTCGTGGCCTTTAGCGGCAGCAGCAGATTGTGCATTGTGGAACAAATGGTGGCCAGCTCACGTTGTATGAGCCGTGGGATGGTATAATGATCCCCGTGAAGGTCAGGGCGGCCGGAAGTCAGGATGACAGCGTCCATCCGGTTCCGCCCCTGATCCGTGGATGCCAACGTAGATGCACTTTAACACCAAAGATTGGAGTGACAGACCATGTACGCCAATGAGAACCTGATGGTCATGTTGAACCTGGGTCGAGATCAGTATGAAGAGCGCCTTCGGGAGGCCGAAGCCCGTCGGCGTGTCGCCCGGTTCACTCCTGCCGGGGAATCCTGGTGGGATCAGTTGCAGCTTCACCTGGCCGATTGGCTCATCGCCGCAGGCCAGCGGATGAAGCGGACCCATGGCCACG
Proteins encoded in this window:
- a CDS encoding class I SAM-dependent methyltransferase gives rise to the protein MDAQTFDRFAPFYDQDYRHYDEDLPLLVDLAQECGDPVLELGCGTGRVAMALAAAGCQVTGVDLSPALLAVARRKLADSPFAGQVQLVQDDLRHCTLERQDFAFACCVSNTLMHFTTPESQMDVLRNAHRHLRSGGRLFLALFNPDVRRLTEVNGLMELADRWEDEEAGTSVIKWSVRTVDWAAQLQDTLFIYEELLADGSVRRTACPFTLRFLWQHEAELMLQAAGFQVEAVWGDYECSPYDDQAESLLLLAQK